In the genome of Leishmania braziliensis MHOM/BR/75/M2904 WGS CADA00000000 data, contig 98, whole genome shotgun sequence, one region contains:
- a CDS encoding amastin-like protein codes for MEWNIPILLYAIVQVIAFVLVLFGTPIDMYRFRPRYIRPNATVTTLWGVKKGAFNGTNLMTSDYLWRRCTGRRDRFRLAQAFAVISIFVYGAAAALGFIMLYCCSFFRMVCLALNIVGAVTLCIVWAAVAVTYHMYEGPDCWQESVFSTYGAGFVLLLLAWLLDLFNIVVLLLPISIAAGGVGGSSNKDSNEQDESSNGHSRESSMEGSRQNYLSEGV; via the coding sequence ATGGAGTGGAATATACCGATTCTTCTGTACGCTATTGTACAGGTTATCGCCTTCGTGTTGGTGCTGTTCGGTACGCCGATCGACATGTATCGTTTTAGACCGCGGTATATCAGGCCCAACGCCACTGTAACTACCCTATGGGGAGTGAAGAAGGGTGCATTCAACGGCACCAACCTCATGACATCCGACTAtttgtggaggaggtgcacggGCCGGCGCGACCGTTTCCGTCTTGCTCAGGCGTTCGCTGTGATCTCCATCTTCGTGtacggcgcggcggccgccttgGGCTTCATCATGCTGTACTGTTGCTCCTTCTTCCGGATGGTCTGCCTGGCGCTCAACATTGTTGGTGCTGTCACGTTGTGCATTGTCTGGGCGGCTGTAGCGGTGACATACCACATGTATGAAGGCCCTGACTGTTGGCAAGAGAGCGTTTTCTCCACCTACGGTGCCGGATTTGTTCTCTTACTGCTAGCCTGGCTCCTCGATCTCTTCAACATCGTCGTTCTGCTTCTTCCCATTTCCATTGCAGCAGGAGGTGTGGGTGGCAGCTCGAATAAAGACTCCAATGAACAGGATGAATCTTCGAATGGTCACTCGAGAGAGAGTTC